The Daucus carota subsp. sativus chromosome 2, DH1 v3.0, whole genome shotgun sequence genome includes a window with the following:
- the LOC135150542 gene encoding uncharacterized protein LOC135150542, with protein MSVDKFLTEKNINVRAMKSKMADIWRPARGINIKEIKTGLFLFQFYHKDDMQWVVKGGPWSFDGAILVFNTVGNGEDPTKVLLNEVEFWIQIYDLPVGYMSESIGKQLGNFFGTFVQYDSSNNKSIWREFMRIRIKVDVRRPLKRKKKICKKDKSDVIVHCKYEKLGDLCFVCGLLTHTERFCSKRSTAESESVNKEWGSWLRAPPRRAGGSSRSKWLREEDDGDWGNKIDGGTNNEKFSGFQKSDLVQRRDNSNQESAFFSFDGADTNNSEMAKLAMQASQSK; from the exons ATGTCTGTGGACAAATTCTTGACGGAGAAGAACATCAATGTACGGGCTATGAAATCCAAGATGGCGGATATATGGCGTCCTGCAAGGGGTATCAACATCAAAGAGATAAAAACTGGTCTCTTTCTCTTTCAATTCTACCACAAGGATGATATGCAATGGGTGGTTAAAGGAGGGCCTTGGTCTTTTGACGGAGCCATTTTGGTGTTTAACACAGTGGGCAATGGAGAAGATCCAACTAAAGTTTTGTTAAATGAGGTCGAGTTCTGGATCCAAATTTATGACTTGCCAGTGGGATATATGTCTGAATCAATTGGAAAACAACTGGGGAATTTTTTCGGAACTTTCGTGCAATATGATTCAAGTAATAACAAAAGTATCTGGAGGGAATTCATGAGGATTCGTATAAAAGTGGATGTGCGTCGACCCTTAAAGCGTAAAAAGAAGATATGTAAAAAGGATAAGTCCGATGTCATTGTTCATTGCAAGTATGAAAAGCTAGGTGATCTCTGCTTCGTTTGTGGCTTACTAACACACACGGAGAGGTTCTGTTCAAAGAGGAGCACTGCTGAGTCTGAGTCAGTTAACAAGGAATGGGGAAGCTGGCTAAGGGCACCACCGCGTAGAGCTGGCGGGAGTAGCCGGAGTAAGTGGCTGCGGGAGGAAGATGATGGAGATTGGGGTAACAAGATTGACGGAGGAACAAACAATGAGAAATTTTcgggatttcaaaaatcggatttGGTGCAGCGGCGAGATAACAGCAATCAG GAATCTGCTTTTTTCTCATTTGATGGGGCAGATACCAACAACTCAGAAATGGCTAAGCTTGCGATGCAAGCTAGCCAGTCGAAATGA
- the LOC108210145 gene encoding putative F-box protein PP2-B12, producing the protein MEQVTENCISLMLSFTTPLDTCRASCVSADFRSAADSDELWNKFLPSDLSQILSRSLSTLAYNTKRELYFLLCDSPVLLDDGNVSFSLDKKSGKKCFMVAARQLSISWGDTPTYWIWSSNYNSRFSEVAVLQYVWWLDIRGRMETGLLSPHTTYETYLVYKLHEDARGLNSARTSIRFVNEIEEVPSDETNIVYPDTRTSAANRPNTEQRNGEVSQRRKDGWMEIKTGEFETGARDDDEVETRFMSTGGYQVKAGLIVQGIEFRPKQS; encoded by the exons ATGGAGCAAGTGACCGAGAATTGTATATCACTGATGTTATCATTCACAACGCCCTTGGATACATGCAGAGCTTCTTGTGTTTCAGCTGATTTCAGGTCAGCTGCTGATTCTGATGAGCTTTGGAACAAGTTTTTGCCATCTGATCTCTCTCAAATCCTTAGCAGATCACTCTCTACTTTGGCTTACAACACTAAAAGAGAGCTTTACTTTCTGCTTTGTGACTCCCCTGTTCTGCTAGATGATGGCAATGTG AGCTTTTCACTAGATAAAAAGAGCGGGAAGAAGTGCTTCATGGTAGCAGCTAGGCAACTTTCAATTTCATGGGGTGATACTCCTACTTACTGGATCTGGTCATCCAACTATAATTCAAG ATTTTCGGAGGTTGCTGTACTTCAGTATGTCTGGTGGCTTGATATTCGTGGCAGAATGGAAACTGGATTGCTGTCTCCACACACTACTTACGAAACATATCTTGTATATAAACTACATGAAGATGCCAGGGGACTTAATTCAGCAAGGACATCGATCAGATTTGTTAATGAAATAGAAGAGGTGCCTTCAGATGAAACTAACATAGTTTATCCTGATACAAGAACATCTGCAGCCAACAGGCCCAACACTGAGCAGCGAAATGGAGAGGTTAGTCAGAGGAGGAAGGACGGATGGATGGAGATTAAGACGGGAGAGTTTGAGACTGGTGCAAGAGATGATGATGAGGTGGAGACGCGATTTATGTCAACTGGAGGATATCAGGTCAAGGCTGGACTTATCGTTCAAGGTATCGAGTTTAGACCTAAACAATCGTAG
- the LOC108210146 gene encoding vesicle-associated protein 1-1 isoform X1, which translates to MSTGELLSIEPTELKFQFELKKQISSSLQLSNKTDNHVAFKVKTTNPKKYCVRPNTGVVSPRSTCDIMVTMQAQKEAPPDMQCKDKFLLQSVIAPDGATAKDITAEMFSKEAGHVVEECKLKVVYVAPPQPPSPVAEGSDEGSSPRASHMDNGISNSSEVSRSFVDSHDKSSEVRALISKLTEEKAAALQQGNKLRQELEFLRRSSGGKSQGGVSMAFVAIVGLIGIVLGYLLKRG; encoded by the exons ATGAGCACCGGCGAGCTTCTCTCCATCGAACCAACAGAGCTCAAATTCCAAT TTGAGCTAAAAAAACAGATCTCTTCGTCCCTTCAATTGTCGAATAAAACCGATAATCATGTCGCTTTCAAG GTTAAGACAACGAATCCGAAGAAGTATTGCGTTCGTCCCAATACGGGGGTTGTTTCTCCGCGATCAACGTGTGATATAATGG TTACAATGCAAGCACAGAAGGAGGCACCTCCAGACATGCAATGCAAGGACAAATTTCTCCTTCAGAGTGTGATTGCACCAGATGGAGCAACAGCGAAGGACATTACCGCTGAAATG TTCTCTAAGGAGGCTGGACATGTTGTGGAGGAATGCAAATTGAAAGTGGTCTATGTTGCTCCACCCCAACCACCCTCACCTGTGGCGGAGGGATCGGATGAGGGTTCTTCCCCCAGAGCCTCACACATGGACAATGGAATTTCAAACAGTTCTGAG GTGTCACGATCATTTGTTGATTCTCATGATAAATCTTCAGAG GTAAGGGCCCTTATTTCGAAATTGACTGAAGAAAAAGCTGCTGCACTTCAGCAGGGAAATAAACTTCGTCAGGAATTG GAATTCTTGAGGCGTTCTAGTGGAGGCAAAAGTCAAGGTGGTGTTTCAATGGCGTTCGTGGCCATTGTTGGCTTGATTGGTATAGTTCTTGGGTATCTCTTGAAGAGGGGATAA
- the LOC108210146 gene encoding vesicle-associated protein 1-1 isoform X2 has product MSTGELLSIEPTELKFQFELKKQISSSLQLSNKTDNHVAFKVKTTNPKKYCVRPNTGVVSPRSTCDIMVTMQAQKEAPPDMQCKDKFLLQSVIAPDGATAKDITAEMFSKEAGHVVEECKLKVVYVAPPQPPSPVAEGSDEGSSPRASHMDNGISNSSEVRALISKLTEEKAAALQQGNKLRQELEFLRRSSGGKSQGGVSMAFVAIVGLIGIVLGYLLKRG; this is encoded by the exons ATGAGCACCGGCGAGCTTCTCTCCATCGAACCAACAGAGCTCAAATTCCAAT TTGAGCTAAAAAAACAGATCTCTTCGTCCCTTCAATTGTCGAATAAAACCGATAATCATGTCGCTTTCAAG GTTAAGACAACGAATCCGAAGAAGTATTGCGTTCGTCCCAATACGGGGGTTGTTTCTCCGCGATCAACGTGTGATATAATGG TTACAATGCAAGCACAGAAGGAGGCACCTCCAGACATGCAATGCAAGGACAAATTTCTCCTTCAGAGTGTGATTGCACCAGATGGAGCAACAGCGAAGGACATTACCGCTGAAATG TTCTCTAAGGAGGCTGGACATGTTGTGGAGGAATGCAAATTGAAAGTGGTCTATGTTGCTCCACCCCAACCACCCTCACCTGTGGCGGAGGGATCGGATGAGGGTTCTTCCCCCAGAGCCTCACACATGGACAATGGAATTTCAAACAGTTCTGAG GTAAGGGCCCTTATTTCGAAATTGACTGAAGAAAAAGCTGCTGCACTTCAGCAGGGAAATAAACTTCGTCAGGAATTG GAATTCTTGAGGCGTTCTAGTGGAGGCAAAAGTCAAGGTGGTGTTTCAATGGCGTTCGTGGCCATTGTTGGCTTGATTGGTATAGTTCTTGGGTATCTCTTGAAGAGGGGATAA
- the LOC108207629 gene encoding agamous-like MADS-box protein AGL29, with amino-acid sequence MTKRKRKKEISTLSSQSSPTLILFLVISSAKLNSTNMTQKKTMGRRKIEMKRIELRKSRQVTFSKRRNGLFKKASELCVLAGAQIAILVQSPGNHVYAFGHPDVDSVIDAYLGNNVSNSLMKNSLLEEYNDKYLEMAYELEAEKNKLDDVEESGESWWENSFEDLEIDELENYIESMEKLKNNVLKRADELRNLAVSPSFDTNTNASNVDGLLDDQVALPDLDDQVVLPNLDEFLPYEVGVTNADMMMMQAFHNSIGFNNYSFGYGELFFDDGGDGNNQVSSDSGTFGVPDVKHL; translated from the coding sequence atgacaaaaagaaaaagaaaaaaagaaataagCACCCTGTCATCTCAAAGTTCTCCTACATTGATATTGTTTCTTGTTATTTCCTCTGCAAAGTTGAATTCAACAAACATGACGCAGAAAAAAACAATGGGGCGCAGAAAAATCGAGATGAAGAGAATCGAGTTAAGAAAAAGCCGGCAGGTCACGTTCTCGAAACGCCGCAACGGACTCTTTAAAAAAGCTAGTGAATTGTGTGTTTTAGCCGGTGCTCAGATAGCCATTCTCGTTCAATCTCCGGGGAACCATGTCTATGCTTTCGGTCACCCTGATGTCGATTCAGTCATCGACGCTTATCTCGGAAATAACGTCTCAAATTCACTGATGAAAAACTCTCTTCTCGAAGAGTATAATGACAAGTACTTGGAGATGGCTTATGAATTGGAAGCAGAGAAGAATAAATTAGATGATGTGGAAGAAAGTGGTGAATCTTGGTGGGAAAATTCTTTTGAAGATTTGGAGATTGATGAGCTTGAGAATTACATTGAGTCGATGGAGAAACTGAAGAATAATGTGTTAAAGAGAGCTGATGAGTTGAGGAATTTGGCTGTGAGTCCTTCGTTTGACACGAATACGAATGCAAGTAATGTGGATGGATTACTTGATGATCAAGTTGCCTTGCCTGATTTAGATGATCAAGTAGTCTTGcctaatttggatgagtttctTCCATATGAAGTTGGGGTTACTAATGCAGATATGATGATGATGCAGGCTTTTCATAATTCCATCGGGTTTAATAATTATAGTTTTGGGTATGGTGAATTATTTTTTGATGATGGTGGTGATGGTAATAATCAGGTTTCAAGTGATTCTGGTACTTTTGGGGTTCCTGATGTGAAACATCTCTGA
- the LOC108206247 gene encoding peroxisome biogenesis protein 19-2 isoform X1, with amino-acid sequence MADQSDDLDQLLDSALDDFQTLNLTSSAQRSGDGGNKEYSGTSMIGGGVQGLGMGLPDLKSKKMGKQKVVKESHHVSEALDKLREQTRETVRGLESITAPMPEFGNDAMMEDWVKQFEELAGSQDMDSIMETMMQQLLSKDVLQDPMKEIGERYPKWLEDHKATLTKEDYDRYFHQHELIKELNGVYETEPGNFNKIVELMQKMQECGQPPNDIVQELAPDFDISTLGQLSPEMLDSQENCCIM; translated from the exons ATGGCTGACCAATCCGATGACTTGGACCAACTTCTTGACA GCGCTTTGGATGATTTTCAGACCCTCAATCTCACTTCTTCTGCTCAAAG aagtggagatggaggaaacaAGGAATATAGTGGGACTTCTATGATTGGTGGTGGAGTACAAGGGCTAGGGATGGGTTTGCCTGAtttaaaaagcaagaaaatggGGAAGCAGAAGGTGGTTAAGGAGTCTCACCATGTTTCGGAGGCTCTCGACAAGCTTAGAGAGCAGACGAGGGAGACTGTCAGGGGGTTGGAGTCTATCACCGCTCCAATGCCCGAGTTTGGTAATGATGCAATGATGGAAGATTGGGTCAAGCAGTTTGAGGAGCTTGCTGGTTCTCAG GACATGGACTCTATCATGGAGACAATGATGCAACAGCTTTTGTCTAAAGATGTGCTTCAGGATCCAATGAAAGAAATTGGTGAAAGATATCCAAAATGGTTGGAAGACCATAAAGCTACATTAACCAAAGAAGATTATGATCGGTACTTCCACCAGCATGAGCTCATAAAGGAACTAAATGGAGTTTACGAAACTGAGCCAGGAAACTTCAACAAGATTGTTGAGCTCATGCAGAAGATGCAGGAGTGCGGCCAACCTCCTAATGATATTGTGCAAGAGCTTGCTCCTGATTTTGACATTTCAACTCTTGGCCAATT ATCTCCAGAGATGCTCGATTCTCAAGAAAATTGTTGTATTATGTGA
- the LOC108206247 gene encoding peroxisome biogenesis protein 19-2 isoform X2, producing the protein MADQSDDLDQLLDSALDDFQTLNLTSSAQRSGDGGNKEYSGTSMIGGGVQGLGMGLPDLKSKKMGKQKVVKESHHVSEALDKLREQTRETVRGLESITAPMPEFGNDAMMEDWVKQFEELAGSQDMDSIMETMMQQLLSKDVLQDPMKEIGERYPKWLEDHKATLTKEDYDRYFHQHELIKELNGVYETEPGNFNKIVELMQKMQECGQPPNDIVQELAPDFDISTLGQLSDY; encoded by the exons ATGGCTGACCAATCCGATGACTTGGACCAACTTCTTGACA GCGCTTTGGATGATTTTCAGACCCTCAATCTCACTTCTTCTGCTCAAAG aagtggagatggaggaaacaAGGAATATAGTGGGACTTCTATGATTGGTGGTGGAGTACAAGGGCTAGGGATGGGTTTGCCTGAtttaaaaagcaagaaaatggGGAAGCAGAAGGTGGTTAAGGAGTCTCACCATGTTTCGGAGGCTCTCGACAAGCTTAGAGAGCAGACGAGGGAGACTGTCAGGGGGTTGGAGTCTATCACCGCTCCAATGCCCGAGTTTGGTAATGATGCAATGATGGAAGATTGGGTCAAGCAGTTTGAGGAGCTTGCTGGTTCTCAG GACATGGACTCTATCATGGAGACAATGATGCAACAGCTTTTGTCTAAAGATGTGCTTCAGGATCCAATGAAAGAAATTGGTGAAAGATATCCAAAATGGTTGGAAGACCATAAAGCTACATTAACCAAAGAAGATTATGATCGGTACTTCCACCAGCATGAGCTCATAAAGGAACTAAATGGAGTTTACGAAACTGAGCCAGGAAACTTCAACAAGATTGTTGAGCTCATGCAGAAGATGCAGGAGTGCGGCCAACCTCCTAATGATATTGTGCAAGAGCTTGCTCCTGATTTTGACATTTCAACTCTTGGCCAATT AAGTGACTACTAA
- the LOC108209578 gene encoding uncharacterized protein LOC108209578 isoform X1 — MSAPSLPEPLNQEPNQQFQEDEHNKTQTDPSHSPLVSAQDFQNPPQSDQNNDTQQAVGPEKPPEIAEPPVESGSITPEVLGEGQVQIQHQQNAYYPQNVVGGDQQNLGLQGLNPAAAAAVAALSQLTQFAGNMGDVERAMVELQGLIAAGGLGAFLGAAPFMGQGPPHYAPALLQISHPPYRGGGRRGVDRYRRGGRGNFGNRGRGRWTPRENPQQILSSGPGNLSSEATNSVEARTEASAVNIDQGAQADMPTVQPNVTTSGPQRHIQVYRCEICTVDCNSLEILEQHKGGKKHKKNLQKLEEQKTCQPVFNVQSNAKSADSYPAGKLQPENMQNSEGNKETISENLHSETVPVENNLENQPQNPETQQLDNQKSGMKRKRKMRTGRGGGKRSNTHRWPKEPKVAAPLICNLCNVTCDTQEVFNRHLSGKKHKSKYKRFESHQAMYGPAELQVLYPPNPVMQTLSQPQDPLQNIFASQSSNLFPPGAHTTPQIHPAGAPSQSSDGNQDHQLNLSGPQDSNPLPPGVDAAPQFPQVHQQ, encoded by the exons ATGAGTGCTCCATCTCTCCCAGAACCCCTAAATCAAGAACCTAACCAACAATTTCAAGAAGATGAACACAACAAAACACAAACCGACCCGTCACATTCTCCCCTCGTTTCAGCCCAAGATTTCCAAAACCCACCACAATCTGACCAAAACAATGACACCCAACAAGCCGTGGGGCCAGAAAAACCGCCGGAGATTGCGGAACCGCCCGTTGAATCAGGCTCCATAACCCCGGAAGTGTTGGGTGAAGGGCAGGTTCAGATACAGCATCAGCAGAATGCGTATTATCCACAGAATGTTGTGGGCGGGGATCAACAGAATTTAGGGCTTCAGGGTCTCAATCCAGCTGCTGCTGCAGCCGTGGCTGCGCTTTCACAGTTGACTCAGTTTGCGGGTAACATGGGTGATGTGGAGAGGGCAATGGTGGAGCTTCAGGGGCTTATTGCTGCTGGTGGGCTTGGAGCTTTCTTGGGTGCAGCTCCTTTTATGGGTCAAGGACCTCCGCATTATGCTCCG GCCCTTTTGCAGATCAGTCATCCTCCATACAGGGGTGGTGGTAGGAGGGGTGTGGATCGATATCGACGTGGGGGTAGGGGAAATTTCGGAAACCGTGGGAGGGGTCGATGGACACCTAGAGAAAACCCACAACAAATTTTATCTTCGGGTCCCGGAAATCTTTCGTCTGAGGCGACCAATTCTGTTGAAGCGCGCACAGAAGCTTCAGCTGTTAACATTGACCAGGGTGCCCAAGCTGATATGCCAACTGTGCAGCCAAATGTCACCACCTCAGGTCCACAACGTCATATTCAAGTATACCGGTGTGAAATTTGTACAGTGGACTGCAATAGTTTGGAAATTCTTGAACAGCACAAGGGTGGgaaaaaacataaaaagaatTTGCAAAAATTGGAAGAACAAAAGACTTGTCAACCTGTTTTTAATGTACAAAGCAATGCAAAAAGTGCTGATTCTTACCCTGCTGGGAAGCTGCAGCCGGAGAATATGCAAAATAGTGAAGGGAACAAAGAGACTATTTCAGAAAATCTCCATTCTGAAACTGTGCCTGTCGAAAATAATCTTGAAAACCAGCCTCAAAATCCTGAAACACAGCAGTTAGACAACCAGAAATCTGGcatgaagaggaagaggaagatgaGAACTGGTCGTGGCGGAGGGAAGCGTAGCAATACACACAGATGGCCAAAGGAGCCAAAAGTGGCCGCTCCCTTAATCTGCAATTTGTGCAATGTGACGTGTGACACACAAGAGGTCTTTAACCGTCACTTATCTGGTAAGAAACACAAATCGAAGTATAAGCGTTTTGAGAGCCACCAAGCTATGTATGGACCAGCAGAACTTCAGGTTCTTTACCCCCCTAACCCTGTTATGCAGACTTTAAGTCAACCTCAAGATCCTCTACAAAATATCTTTGCTTCTCAAAGCTCAAACCTTTTTCCACCAGGTGCTCATACCACACCTCAAATTCATCCAGCAGGAGCTCCCAGTCAATCTTCGGATGGAAACCAAGACCATCAACTAAACCTCTCCGGTCCTCAGGACTCAAACCCTCTACCTCCAGGTGTTGATGCTGCACCCCAGTTTCCCCAAGTTCATCAACAATAG
- the LOC108209578 gene encoding uncharacterized protein LOC108209578 isoform X2 produces MSAPSLPEPLNQEPNQQFQEDEHNKTQTDPSHSPLVSAQDFQNPPQSDQNNDTQQAVGPEKPPEIAEPPVESGSITPEVLGEGQVQIQHQQNAYYPQNVVGGDQQNLGLQGLNPAAAAAVAALSQLTQFAGNMGDVERAMVELQGLIAAGGLGAFLGAAPFMGQGPPHYAPISHPPYRGGGRRGVDRYRRGGRGNFGNRGRGRWTPRENPQQILSSGPGNLSSEATNSVEARTEASAVNIDQGAQADMPTVQPNVTTSGPQRHIQVYRCEICTVDCNSLEILEQHKGGKKHKKNLQKLEEQKTCQPVFNVQSNAKSADSYPAGKLQPENMQNSEGNKETISENLHSETVPVENNLENQPQNPETQQLDNQKSGMKRKRKMRTGRGGGKRSNTHRWPKEPKVAAPLICNLCNVTCDTQEVFNRHLSGKKHKSKYKRFESHQAMYGPAELQVLYPPNPVMQTLSQPQDPLQNIFASQSSNLFPPGAHTTPQIHPAGAPSQSSDGNQDHQLNLSGPQDSNPLPPGVDAAPQFPQVHQQ; encoded by the exons ATGAGTGCTCCATCTCTCCCAGAACCCCTAAATCAAGAACCTAACCAACAATTTCAAGAAGATGAACACAACAAAACACAAACCGACCCGTCACATTCTCCCCTCGTTTCAGCCCAAGATTTCCAAAACCCACCACAATCTGACCAAAACAATGACACCCAACAAGCCGTGGGGCCAGAAAAACCGCCGGAGATTGCGGAACCGCCCGTTGAATCAGGCTCCATAACCCCGGAAGTGTTGGGTGAAGGGCAGGTTCAGATACAGCATCAGCAGAATGCGTATTATCCACAGAATGTTGTGGGCGGGGATCAACAGAATTTAGGGCTTCAGGGTCTCAATCCAGCTGCTGCTGCAGCCGTGGCTGCGCTTTCACAGTTGACTCAGTTTGCGGGTAACATGGGTGATGTGGAGAGGGCAATGGTGGAGCTTCAGGGGCTTATTGCTGCTGGTGGGCTTGGAGCTTTCTTGGGTGCAGCTCCTTTTATGGGTCAAGGACCTCCGCATTATGCTCCG ATCAGTCATCCTCCATACAGGGGTGGTGGTAGGAGGGGTGTGGATCGATATCGACGTGGGGGTAGGGGAAATTTCGGAAACCGTGGGAGGGGTCGATGGACACCTAGAGAAAACCCACAACAAATTTTATCTTCGGGTCCCGGAAATCTTTCGTCTGAGGCGACCAATTCTGTTGAAGCGCGCACAGAAGCTTCAGCTGTTAACATTGACCAGGGTGCCCAAGCTGATATGCCAACTGTGCAGCCAAATGTCACCACCTCAGGTCCACAACGTCATATTCAAGTATACCGGTGTGAAATTTGTACAGTGGACTGCAATAGTTTGGAAATTCTTGAACAGCACAAGGGTGGgaaaaaacataaaaagaatTTGCAAAAATTGGAAGAACAAAAGACTTGTCAACCTGTTTTTAATGTACAAAGCAATGCAAAAAGTGCTGATTCTTACCCTGCTGGGAAGCTGCAGCCGGAGAATATGCAAAATAGTGAAGGGAACAAAGAGACTATTTCAGAAAATCTCCATTCTGAAACTGTGCCTGTCGAAAATAATCTTGAAAACCAGCCTCAAAATCCTGAAACACAGCAGTTAGACAACCAGAAATCTGGcatgaagaggaagaggaagatgaGAACTGGTCGTGGCGGAGGGAAGCGTAGCAATACACACAGATGGCCAAAGGAGCCAAAAGTGGCCGCTCCCTTAATCTGCAATTTGTGCAATGTGACGTGTGACACACAAGAGGTCTTTAACCGTCACTTATCTGGTAAGAAACACAAATCGAAGTATAAGCGTTTTGAGAGCCACCAAGCTATGTATGGACCAGCAGAACTTCAGGTTCTTTACCCCCCTAACCCTGTTATGCAGACTTTAAGTCAACCTCAAGATCCTCTACAAAATATCTTTGCTTCTCAAAGCTCAAACCTTTTTCCACCAGGTGCTCATACCACACCTCAAATTCATCCAGCAGGAGCTCCCAGTCAATCTTCGGATGGAAACCAAGACCATCAACTAAACCTCTCCGGTCCTCAGGACTCAAACCCTCTACCTCCAGGTGTTGATGCTGCACCCCAGTTTCCCCAAGTTCATCAACAATAG